The Lycium ferocissimum isolate CSIRO_LF1 chromosome 1, AGI_CSIRO_Lferr_CH_V1, whole genome shotgun sequence genome includes a region encoding these proteins:
- the LOC132066531 gene encoding uncharacterized protein LOC132066531: MSHNPPITKGPGAIDTPPAVNVKITMDDIQEEVVFWRTAVVSYVLGSNPPLTVIEGYFKRIWKALGIDKIAQVNRGVFLVRFGCMEDRNKAIDAGIQVFDRKPIVVKGWEPDVEMNKTVVEKVPVWVRLEGLELKYWGQTALTKIASLIGKPLKIDSATNMRERLMYARIMVEVPLNQTCPDFVMFENEKGQIMEQAVTYEWRPVLCAHCKNFGHTQEVCRKWNKDIGKGK; this comes from the coding sequence ATGAGTCACAACCCCCCAATTACAAAGGGGCCTGGCGCAATTGACACACCACCTGCCGTGAATGTGAAAATTACCATGGACGATATCCAGGAGGAAGTAGTATTCTGGCGTACAGCAGTTGTAAGCTACGTCTTAGGCTCGAATCCACCATTAACTGTCATAGAGGGTTACTTCAAACGTATATGGAAGGCGCTGGGTATTGACAAAATAGCGCAGGTGAACAGGGGTGTATTTCTGGTAAGGTTTGGTTGTATGGAGGATCGGAACAAAGCAATCGATGCGGGGATCCAAGTGTTCGATCGTAAACCAATAGTGGTGAAAGGGTGGGAACCTGATGTTGAAATGAACAAAACCGTGGTAGAGAAAGTCCCGGTGTGGGTTAGATTGGAGGGGCTAGAACTCAAGTATTGGGGACAAACTGCTCTCACGAAAATTGCTAGTCTAATTGGTAAGCCGCTGAAGATTGATAGTGCGACAAATATGAGGGAAAGGCTGATGTATGCAAGAATAATGGTGGAAGTGCCCCTGAACCAAACTTGCCCAGATTTTGTGATGTTTGAGAATGAGAAAGGCCAAATTATGGAACAAGCAGTAACATATGAATGGAGACCAGTATTATGTGCACATTGCAAGAACTTTGGGCACACACAAGAAGTATGCAGGAAATGGAACAAGGACATAGGGAAAGGGAAATAG